The Cryptomeria japonica chromosome 9, Sugi_1.0, whole genome shotgun sequence DNA segment TAatacatatttaatatatatgttaacaaATGTAATTAATACGTAtaaatatgttaatgaatattttaatttatatgttaATGGATGATTTTCATATGTTAATTAATATGTATAAATATGCTAATGAacatgttaagaaatatgtgtaaaCATATGTGATACATATGCGTAAATAGATGTTATTGAATACATATTAATAAATAGATAAGAATGTATTGaaattgatatgcatatgtatggcttggttgattaagttcaaccaagagagacggatctggccaatcccctctaaggacttggatgatgaaggcatcacccaaggcaaggaatagacaagggtcttccttggatggcttgggtgtaagaggttacacccaagacaggattcgaactcatcttcgatttcctggagggcttggaaccaaggggttccaagagggcgagCCTTACGACCGCCTatggacatactttcgtatggcattcaTATCCTTTTTTTGATAAGAATTATGAATATGTTAATTTAGTATTAAAGAtagattgcaaattaaaaagatggtttatacctatatatatatgttgtattctaacaatttgttttgcaggacaatgatctctaactagtagggacattacatattGGCACACATCAGGACAATGGGGCATGTCAATGCAATGAAGGTTTTCAAATTATAATTTTGTGCTCAGTGCAAGGGAGAACCAGGTACACACATAAGGTTAGGTTTTAAGCCAGGGCCATAACACTTTTGTGACTTCATCCACGAGATTGCATCAATAATGGATACTACGAGAACACAGAATGTACCATGTTACCTCTAAGGTTAGCTTCACAAGCTTGTCACATAAAGGCTACTCTCCTAGGCAATTATTAAAGTCTGAAATGGTCACTTATGGCTATGCACACCTGTACTACATTAGGGTTTTCCAGTTACATTTAATTGGTACTTTTGTTTCATCATTCATGCATTTCATCGAGTGCTCTCTTATAGGCTATGCTTTAAGCATCTCCGTTATATTACTATCATAGCTGGTGATACTTGACCTTGTCTAGTTATCTGTTAACACGGTATCATTTCTTTCCTTCTTTGTTTCTAACCATGTTCCCAACCATGGTAGCAAGCACATCTGACCACATTGTAAAACATCTAAAAAGTGATTGGTCCAGATCTTGAAAAGTTGGTTACTTAATTTGAAAGTAGAACGTTGTTCATCTTTCAAATATATTCTGAATTTCCTCTAGTGCAAAAAAAAATACTTCTAAAAGCATGATTAAAATATGAACAGATTCTCAGTATGAATCTATTCACATCTAAGCTAATAAAAGGAGAAACAAAATAGATCACAGGTATAAAGTTGATTAAATGTCACAAAAAGGAGAACATGGACCTGTCGTTCTAATTCCAACTGTCGATTAACCCACTCTTCTTTATCGGCAAATCTAAACTCTGCCGTTTCCTTCAACTTTTCACGAGCACAGACCCAATTTCCTGTGTTTTCATTCACAACTGATTCTATCTTAGCTCCTTCCAAAATGCATGTTCCCGTGTGAATTTGATTTTCCTCTTCTTGGGACTGACAGCAAGAATTTTCTGGTGAACTCTTATTTAGTGTCTCCTCCTTATTAGATGCATTTAAATCTTTTGACTCAGTACATGAAGCTATTTGAATATTATCTTTGCCAGGTACAGCACTATCAGACATGTTTGGCCCCGATGTAGATGGGCACACTGTATCAAGTTTCTCTGATGTTCTAAAGGCATCTCCATCCATTTGATATGAAGATTCATTGGTACCACTTCCATTAGAAAAATCCGATGGATCTCTCATACCCTCTCCAGCACTGCAACTTTCAAAACCAGCATCTTTCCTGTCGGTTGTAACTTCAGGACCCCCATCCCTTACAGAACTATCTGTTGCAAGATTTGAGCTAGAGATACTAGCCTTCACCCCTGCTTCACATTGCTTGCGCTCAATGCCCTTTTTACCTCTCTTTCTCAAAGCTGCTTCTTCCCACTTTTGGCGCATCTCCCCATCAGAGTTTTCAAATATTTCACAATCTGAACTATCACTATCCGAATCTACAATAAATCGAAAATGTCCTGAAGAACGCTGCTTCTGTTGTCTTTGTGAAGTTCCTGCATTGAAGTGTGAGTGGCTACATGGCTCAAACACTTGACAATCATCTTCATCATCAGAAACATCTGTTGAAACATAAACGCGCCTACTACAATTAGGACTCTGTCCCATAGTTTTCCAATAGAACCAATCGGTTTGTCTCCTAAAGCTGTAACCACATCCTGTATCTGAATCATCACTGACTGGATCTGCATCAGAGATCTCAAGCCCAGCTTTCATTTCTGTACTTATATCATCATCTTCTCGTTCCCCACTTGAACTTTTATCATGATTATTCACTCTAGTGTcagtatcatcatcatcaatgaCAACAGTATCTGGAGGTGTATCACTAACACAAAAACCAGTCCTATGCTCTGACAATCCAGTTGGATTTTGCACCTTAATAATATTTTGGATTATTTCTTCAGCTATGTTAATACCAGGTGAACAATTATCAGGAGAATATTTTCCAGACTGTGATCCATTAAATTTGTCCTTGCAATGACTTGAGGTCTGATCACTATCTAAATTTTTACCAGTAACACCTCTTTCTAACTGCACTTTATAAGCTTCATTATTTTGAGAGGATGATGAGACTTGGTCATCTGAAGTCCACCAAGAAGTTGAAGATTTAGTTTCCAAATGCATCTTTTGAGCTTTCCAACCTGGAGTTCCTGTATGCAATTACACAGTAAAGATGATATATGAGCAAAATGATCAAACTTTAATTATCTAACAAGCGTGAACACATTACCATGCATAAATTTTGCTTTAATGTACAAGAATATAGAAAATTGTTTTAGATTCAAGTTAGAGGTATATTAAGGTGGCAATGAGATTTTCTGTGCACAAAGATTGCATACAACTAATCTATTTGAAACGAAGATGTTAGAAGAAAATAGTCACAAGGAAAGCTGATCCTAAAGCCCAGTGGACTTCCAAGATTCCCATTTAAGGTTGACACCCTGGTGTGCTTTGTATTGAGGGAAAAACGCAGGAAAACTCCCATTCATGTTTTCAGGGGGCAAAATGCCATAATTAGTCACTCAAGAATTTATGAAATGTTCAAATCATGCTACAATAATTCAAATGGGCTGTAGAAATATGTATTTAATTGGTTTCTGTGATCTTTAGTGCACAAGTCAATATCATCATAAGGATGAAGATTCAAATATAATCCTTGTGGGCTACCATGCAGTTTAACACTTATGCATACTTCAGAACTTCCATGACTATTTAAACTGGGACACTGTTTCGAAGTGAATTTCTTAAAGAGAAAATGTAGGCTGAAGTGCCGCTGATCCACAATAAACTATAATTAAATAAAAACTTGCCAATGGGGTCTTGGTTTATCAATGAGGTCAACAAAGTTTAAAACCGGCAACCAGGAATCCATTACAACTACACTACGCCCCACATTATAGTGTGAGAAACAAATGGATGAGGTCGGGTATAAGTCTCAAGCAGCTAAGAAAAGCCTTTTCATACACAGATGAATAGCGTTTATCAGTGATTCACCTCAAAATCCTAGGAGATCACCCCAGCACCTAGGTGAATGAATAATGACAAAATGAAGAACATAGTAATAAAATTAGAAGTACAAACAAACTCCCACATACCAATATATAGTGTTCACAAAAAGTCTAGCTACAAGAATATCTTGAAACCCTTGCAGTTCCTTTGGGCTTGCAAGTATCTTCAAGCACACAACCAAAGTGTCATACCAACAAAAAGCTTCCATCAACCATACTAGGCTCCCTTAAAGCAAGCATATAATTAGTAGCACAAAATCGCAAGACACATCTTGTGGGCGTATAAGGCTGGAAGGAGAATCATTAAGCAAGATGGACTACGTATTACTTTCTTAAGAAAAAGGGAGTTCCACCCATCACTTAAATAAAACTAAACCATTGGATTGTGTGTGAAATTGTGAATTAGATTATACaagcaatttgagaatgcaaagtGTGGAAGATCCTAATAAGAAACAATATCCTAGCAGAAAAGTGTATAAACCAAGAGAAGGGGATAAGCAAGGAATAATTTACATGAACTAAGCCTATCGATACCACCTTTATATGGTAGACATTGGTTTTAGTATAATAAAGAAAATGCTTTGTTTAAATTTTGCATTATGCACCTAGCCTATTCAAGAGTAGTTATGTTTTGTATGCACAATGATATCAAATGTCAATAATGATTAGCATTTATGTTTTCTGATGTAGGCGCATCCTAAGGGGGCAAGCAATCTTGCATAACCCATAACAAAATTCTTCCTTTGTTTCCTAGTTTTGTGTTTTCTGCAAACAAGATTAGCTTGCACACACTGATCTGTTTTGATGTTTTGTGTTAGTGTATGTTTTTAGTTCCAGTTTAATTGTACAAACTCTTGCAATTTTGTGTAGTTCGTTCTTTTCTACACAACCCAGTTGGACTGAGTGATTCACACCCCTTGTGCAAGCTTTGGACAAGTGCAATTCAGCCTGCACAGCCCAGACACTGCAGCATAAGCTTCTCACAGTCTCTGCAGTATTTAAGCTTGTCATGCAAGTTGGCAAATGGTTTTTAGCATTGTGCAAGCCTCCAGACAGACCTCTGCCTGCAATGCAAACCTTTGCACCTATGTTCCACCAAGTTCCCCGGACACGGACAGGGGGATGGGGGAACGTGTTTCAGGGACGGGAGTTTTTGATATATTTGTGTACAAATTGTCCCAACCATATACTAATGGTACTCTTAAGGTTCTGGATATGTGTTCCAATATCTgtataaatacaaattacaaactACATGTACTTTATCAGTTTGTTTTTGTTCATATGTAGAAATTATTAATGAAATGATTGCTGCACCTTTACTATGATTTctattaatttttgtttattttgtcattttgtttAGCACCATGGAATGTAATATAATCTCAGATTAATAAAATTTATCATAGATTGGTCTGATTATTTCACATTGGTGACAATGGGAGCCATATTCAACACTGCACCTCTTTGGTTGTAGGCCAGAACAATTTTTTTCTTCAATAACGCAAGAGATAATAGCCATCTAAATATCCTGCAATGAAATTTCACAGCCTTCCTTCATGATAAAATTTATTAATCATCGCAAACTGATTCTGATATTTGTTCTGAAAATACCTGGAAGCTGCTTCTAAAATAAAAATCTGCAGTTAAATGTGCTATTAAaacttaaaaaagaaaaatatgcaATGAAAAATGTGAAGAATAAACTTTCTGCAAATAAggatgaaaatcaaataaaaagagCTTAAAAATCTGGATATCATATTTCATGCACAATCTGAGTTTCATGTTGCATGCAGAAATCTAGCAGTTTCTGAAAATGTTAGCCACAGAGTTCTAGGTTTCTGAAATCGTTCTGCTGGGAATCACAGCTGTTGAACACCTTGGTGAAGCGAAAAGAATCTGAATTGCAGAATCTGAAACTAGGAATGTTTATCTTGAAGTAAAAAGTCTGACATTTATGAGAAAAAGGAACTAGATGAAGACCAAAAAAGGAAGAACTCTGTATAATCCTGGAAAAAAGGGGACGGCCGGCAGCCCTCAGATGGTCAAGGGACATCCAAACGTTCCCTCCGCATCCTGAGGATGGCCAGCCATCCCCACCGCACTTCTAGAATGTCCCCACAGACTGGGGGCATTTCGCttgcttttttgcatttttttttttttgggggcgGGGGGGGTAATGCCTTGGAAATGTACCCAGGACATCCCCAAAGTGGGGATAGGGGCTAAAAACCCTAGTGACACATCCCTATGTTTCCCTGCTTTGCACCCTTCATAAATCTTTATGCAACCTATGCACAAAGCTCCCACAAACAAACGATGAATAAGAATTTCAAAGGCACCAAGTGGTTGATTATGTCAATAGTCGATTGCTCTCATTTAATTGCCAGAACTAAATGTAAGCTCACTAGGTGATGCTTCTTCGAGATTTTGAATCAGTTATTGCTCACTTCTTTAAGTGACAGTTACACACAAGATCAGTAATATGTGAAATAACCATATCTAACCATTCAGCTTGTTGATGAAGGCCAAGAGTCACACACAGCCTATCATATAAGCATATACTTTCAGAATAACAAGTTCAAGCTTTGGGAGTTCAAGTTGTAAAAAAGAGAAGGTTTCTGCTAAATAACCAGTGGGGGCATATCTGAATTTGGAAATTTGGGTAGATCATAACACAGAATCCCTCATTACACAGTTTCTCATTGATCTGAGTAACTAAGATTGATGGGTTCCACAATTTTGAGGTGTTCCATTTTTGTATTTTGTTCTTCTACAAATTATAATGTTTTTTGTTTCCAAATTTATATATTTCTTCCTAGTTACCTCTAGTGTGTACTCTATATGTCTGTTTCTAGGTTGCATTCACCCACTTACAGTACTGCACCAATTTGTATCAGAGCAGATTTTCTAATTCCTAAGAGGTGAGATTGTGAGCAGATTTTTGCTCCCTA contains these protein-coding regions:
- the LOC131071521 gene encoding uncharacterized protein LOC131071521 isoform X1, coding for MLDIRPEKRNSCSISDPESGRLWEVLRGKENSGAANREVFLGRNGCRKPPYTATVFSPLSSRCIFESNYAEQAFKLIAMGAPFKSSIYGTPGWKAQKMHLETKSSTSWWTSDDQVSSSSQNNEAYKVQLERGVTGKNLDSDQTSSHCKDKFNGSQSGKYSPDNCSPGINIAEEIIQNIIKVQNPTGLSEHRTGFCVSDTPPDTVVIDDDDTDTRVNNHDKSSSGEREDDDISTEMKAGLEISDADPVSDDSDTGCGYSFRRQTDWFYWKTMGQSPNCSRRVYVSTDVSDDEDDCQVFEPCSHSHFNAGTSQRQQKQRSSGHFRFIVDSDSDSSDCEIFENSDGEMRQKWEEAALRKRGKKGIERKQCEAGVKASISSSNLATDSSVRDGGPEVTTDRKDAGFESCSAGEGMRDPSDFSNGSGTNESSYQMDGDAFRTSEKLDTVCPSTSGPNMSDSAVPGKDNIQIASCTESKDLNASNKEETLNKSSPENSCCQSQEEENQIHTGTCILEGAKIESVVNENTGNWVCAREKLKETAEFRFADKEEWVNRQLELERQAKEVQQLRRRKRAEAERMLEMERRQKRRLEEIRITQKKEEQTMDQKEQLRDQVRSRLDEIASTCKDMASLLRSLGIPVEGGSLPSSQQVNAAYKKALLRFHPDRASVLNDGVRHQVEAEETFKMISRMKDTLPPVFTGYGNKTGW
- the LOC131071521 gene encoding uncharacterized protein LOC131071521 isoform X2; its protein translation is MLDIRPEKRNSCSISDPESGRLWEVLRGKENSGAANREVFLGRNGCRKPPYTATVFSPLSSRCIFESNYAEQAFKLIAMGAPFKSSIYGTPGWKAQKMHLETKSSTSWWTSDDQVSSSSQNNEAYKVQLERGVTGKNLDSDQTSSHCKDKFNGSQSGKYSPDNCSPGINIAEEIIQNIIKVQNPTGLSEHRTGFCVSDTPPDTVVIDDDDTDTRVNNHDKSSSGEREDDDISTEMKAGLEISDADPVSDDSDTGCGYSFRRQTDWFYWKTMGQSPNCSRRVYVSTDVSDDEDDCQVFEPCSHSHFNAGTSQRQQKQRSSGHFRFIVDSDSDSSDCEIFENSDGEMRQKWEEAALRKRGKKGIERKQCEAGVKASISSSNLATDSSVRDGGPEVTTDRKDAGFESCSAGEGMRDPSDFSNGSGTNESSYQMDGDAFRTSEKLDTVCPSTSGPNMSDSAVPGKDNIQIASCTESKDLNASNKEETLNKSSPENSCCQSQEEENQIHTGTCILEGAKIESVVNENTGNWVCAREKLKETAEFRFADKEEWVNRQLELERQVCRRRFNIYHFLRYCNTFTISASMLSST